A portion of the Edaphobacter lichenicola genome contains these proteins:
- the xylB gene encoding xylulokinase, producing the protein MFLGIDVGTGGTRAILIDRSGRVVASFSSEHAGIRSEHIGWAEQDPEDWWRAAREAVAGVLSASKVTGSEIEAVGLTGQMHGCVMLDADGAVLRPALIWCDQRTQPQCDWLTEKIGFERLIELTCNPALPNFTLTKLLWVREHQPEIFAKIAHVLCPKDYVRYRMTGEFAMDMQEASGTLLLDVTHRRWSVEVAEAAQIPMVWLPRLFEGPEICAEIHVAGAGETGLAAGTPVAAGAGDQGAGAVGMGILTPGSVSATIGTSGVVFAATDSPVKDRLGRLHTFCHAAPGRWHVMGVTNGAGLSLRYFRDTFAPDSSYEDLTARAGKAPAGADGLLWAPYLFGERTPHLDPDARAAFVGITASHTQGHFVRAVLEGVALSLRDTFTLFEELQVPVKAIRLGGGGARGPLWRQIQADVYGHPVELLQAEEGGAFGAALLAGTGVGAWDSVEAACAATVRVAETIEPKNTAVMNEAYKRYRRVYPALHEIARS; encoded by the coding sequence ATGTTTCTGGGAATTGATGTCGGAACCGGTGGTACCCGGGCGATCCTGATTGACCGCTCCGGCCGTGTTGTGGCGTCGTTTTCGAGTGAACATGCTGGAATCCGGTCGGAACACATTGGCTGGGCGGAGCAGGACCCTGAGGATTGGTGGCGAGCGGCGCGTGAGGCAGTTGCAGGCGTACTCTCAGCCAGCAAAGTCACGGGCAGCGAGATCGAGGCGGTGGGGTTAACCGGGCAGATGCATGGTTGCGTGATGCTCGACGCCGATGGTGCCGTACTGCGTCCGGCTTTAATTTGGTGCGATCAAAGAACCCAGCCTCAGTGCGACTGGCTGACGGAGAAGATTGGCTTTGAACGGCTGATTGAGCTTACCTGTAACCCCGCCCTGCCGAACTTCACGCTCACCAAGCTGCTCTGGGTGCGGGAGCATCAACCGGAGATCTTTGCGAAGATCGCCCATGTGCTCTGTCCAAAGGACTATGTTCGCTACCGCATGACGGGCGAGTTCGCCATGGATATGCAGGAGGCCAGCGGGACTCTGCTGCTCGATGTAACCCATCGACGCTGGTCTGTCGAAGTTGCCGAAGCTGCGCAGATTCCAATGGTGTGGCTGCCACGGCTCTTTGAGGGACCTGAGATCTGTGCGGAGATCCATGTTGCCGGAGCTGGCGAGACCGGGCTTGCGGCAGGGACGCCAGTGGCGGCTGGTGCTGGAGATCAGGGCGCAGGAGCCGTGGGGATGGGAATTCTAACTCCGGGGTCGGTGTCGGCGACGATTGGGACCAGCGGCGTGGTCTTCGCCGCGACCGATTCTCCGGTCAAAGACCGGCTGGGACGGCTGCATACGTTTTGCCATGCGGCTCCGGGTCGATGGCATGTGATGGGGGTGACCAATGGCGCGGGTCTTAGCCTGCGATACTTCCGCGACACCTTTGCGCCGGATAGCAGCTATGAGGATCTGACCGCTCGAGCTGGGAAGGCTCCTGCAGGGGCGGATGGGTTGCTGTGGGCGCCCTACCTGTTTGGCGAGCGGACACCGCATCTGGATCCAGACGCCCGGGCAGCTTTTGTTGGTATTACGGCGTCGCATACGCAGGGGCACTTTGTCCGCGCAGTGCTGGAGGGAGTTGCGTTGAGTCTGCGGGACACGTTTACGCTCTTTGAAGAACTCCAGGTGCCGGTAAAGGCGATCCGGCTCGGCGGAGGCGGAGCGAGAGGACCGTTGTGGCGGCAGATTCAGGCCGATGTCTACGGACATCCGGTCGAGTTGTTGCAAGCAGAAGAAGGTGGTGCGTTCGGCGCAGCGCTGCTGGCTGGGACCGGAGTTGGAGCATGGGATAGTGTAGAGGCGGCGTGTGCGGCGACCGTTCGCGTGGCCGAGACGATCGAGCCGAAGAATACTGCTGTCATGAACGAGGCGTACAAACGATATCGCCGGGTCTATCCGGCGCTGCATGAGATTGCGAGGAGCTGA
- a CDS encoding oxidoreductase: MSAEVGVAVIGFGLAGQVFHAPFVSAVPGLKLEVIVQRKGDEASKAYPAARILRSVEEALNDSAVQLVVVGTPNETHFDLAKQALLAGKHVVIDKPFASTSDEAAELEKLAKQQGLVLAPFHNRRWDGDFLTVKKLLTEEAVGRLVTFESHFDRFRPVPRENTWKEAPSISSGLLFDLAPHLVDQALALFGVPQGISASVRMDRDHTDIEDAFDITLEYPKLRAYCRSSMLACDASPRFLLHGTKGSFKKFGLDPQEPALLSGAKVPRMGQGEWLAESENHWGTLTVAPVATDPGTLTQTKVKTEFGDYRNYYANVRDAINGTAELAVKPADGYRTIKLLEMARQSSLEGRTLPIAF, from the coding sequence ATGAGTGCTGAGGTTGGCGTTGCGGTGATTGGGTTTGGGCTGGCAGGACAGGTGTTTCACGCTCCATTTGTTAGCGCAGTCCCGGGCTTGAAGCTTGAGGTAATTGTGCAGCGGAAGGGTGATGAGGCGTCGAAGGCTTATCCGGCGGCACGGATTCTGCGGTCGGTGGAAGAGGCGCTGAACGATTCAGCGGTCCAGCTTGTAGTTGTGGGGACACCGAATGAGACCCACTTTGACCTCGCCAAACAGGCGCTGCTGGCGGGGAAACATGTTGTGATCGATAAACCCTTCGCCTCAACCAGCGACGAGGCCGCGGAATTAGAAAAGTTGGCGAAGCAGCAGGGACTCGTGCTGGCTCCCTTCCACAATCGTCGTTGGGACGGTGATTTTTTGACGGTGAAGAAGCTGCTCACGGAGGAGGCTGTGGGACGGCTCGTGACGTTTGAGTCGCACTTTGATCGCTTTCGCCCGGTGCCTCGCGAGAACACCTGGAAGGAAGCCCCAAGCATCTCGAGTGGTCTACTGTTCGATCTGGCGCCGCATCTGGTGGACCAGGCGCTGGCGCTGTTTGGTGTGCCGCAGGGCATCTCCGCGAGCGTTCGGATGGATCGCGACCACACCGACATCGAGGACGCCTTCGACATCACGCTTGAATATCCAAAGCTGCGAGCGTACTGCCGGTCGAGCATGCTGGCCTGCGACGCCTCACCGAGATTTTTGCTGCATGGAACGAAGGGGAGCTTCAAGAAGTTTGGACTGGACCCGCAGGAGCCCGCGCTGTTGAGTGGAGCGAAGGTGCCGCGAATGGGTCAGGGAGAGTGGCTCGCCGAATCCGAGAACCACTGGGGCACGTTGACTGTGGCGCCGGTAGCCACCGATCCCGGAACCTTGACACAGACGAAGGTGAAGACCGAGTTTGGCGACTATCGGAACTACTATGCCAACGTTCGCGACGCGATCAACGGCACAGCAGAGCTAGCCGTAAAGCCCGCAGACGGCTACCGCACCATCAAGCTCTTGGAGATGGCACGGCAGAGCTCTTTGGAAGGCCGCACCTTACCTATCGCGTTTTGA
- a CDS encoding PEP-CTERM sorting domain-containing protein, whose amino-acid sequence MYISIRVLVIAIVCGLHLPAHADTFYLTDFTFQSGATASGTVTIDTTLGVFTNEDITYTLGANSTFFTGVPYQGATSFVSVAELYNGAGDDFDMNFPNLSFIGYTGGLSCSITNPCFASDYGGFLGHPPFPAEDEVETGALSLTAPVPEPRSLVLLCTGLLGFIGVMRRRLYQM is encoded by the coding sequence ATGTACATTTCGATACGCGTACTTGTTATCGCTATTGTCTGTGGCCTACACCTTCCCGCGCACGCCGACACTTTTTACTTAACTGATTTCACCTTTCAAAGCGGGGCAACTGCCAGTGGGACTGTCACCATTGACACCACTCTTGGGGTATTCACGAATGAGGACATAACGTACACGCTGGGCGCCAACTCTACTTTCTTTACGGGGGTTCCATATCAAGGCGCAACAAGCTTTGTTTCTGTCGCGGAGCTATATAACGGCGCGGGGGACGACTTCGATATGAACTTCCCCAATCTGTCATTTATTGGCTACACAGGTGGTCTGTCATGCTCAATTACCAACCCATGTTTTGCCTCTGACTATGGTGGATTTTTGGGCCATCCGCCTTTTCCGGCCGAAGATGAAGTTGAGACGGGTGCGCTTTCGCTGACCGCCCCGGTGCCGGAGCCTCGCTCGCTGGTTCTGCTTTGCACTGGCTTGCTCGGTTTTATCGGAGTAATGCGCCGTCGGCTATATCAGATGTGA
- the araD gene encoding L-ribulose-5-phosphate 4-epimerase AraD, giving the protein MLLKELRTSVLEANLELVKRGLVLYTFGNASGIDREQGLIVIKPSGVDYDELRPEYMVVTDLNGKIVDGKLKPSSDLDTHTLLYREFATIGAVVHTHSEYATSFAQAGLAIPPLGTTHADYFHGPVPVTDVLTDEAIGGRYVHETGLAIVKRFKGLDPLAIPAVLVAGHAPFCWGPTPYEAAHNAVVLEAVARMAYRTLTLRANCDGVSQALLDRHYHRKHGAAATYGQSN; this is encoded by the coding sequence ATGCTGCTCAAAGAACTACGAACGTCAGTCCTCGAAGCAAACCTTGAACTGGTCAAGCGCGGCCTCGTCCTCTACACCTTTGGCAACGCCAGCGGCATCGACCGCGAGCAGGGACTTATCGTCATCAAGCCCTCCGGCGTGGACTACGACGAGCTGCGACCTGAGTACATGGTCGTTACCGACCTGAACGGAAAGATCGTCGACGGCAAACTTAAACCCTCCTCCGACCTCGACACACACACGCTGCTCTACCGCGAATTCGCGACCATCGGCGCGGTCGTCCACACTCATTCGGAGTATGCCACCAGCTTCGCCCAGGCTGGTTTAGCCATTCCGCCACTCGGCACCACGCATGCGGACTACTTTCACGGCCCAGTCCCCGTTACCGACGTTTTAACCGATGAAGCCATCGGCGGCCGTTACGTTCATGAGACCGGACTAGCCATCGTGAAGCGCTTCAAAGGCCTTGATCCACTGGCGATTCCGGCTGTCCTGGTCGCAGGCCATGCCCCCTTCTGCTGGGGACCAACTCCCTACGAGGCCGCGCATAACGCCGTCGTGCTCGAAGCAGTCGCACGCATGGCCTACCGCACCCTGACCCTCCGCGCAAACTGCGATGGTGTCTCCCAGGCACTTCTGGACCGGCACTACCACCGCAAACACGGCGCTGCAGCCACCTACGGCCAGTCAAATTAA
- the argJ gene encoding bifunctional glutamate N-acetyltransferase/amino-acid acetyltransferase ArgJ — MKSEGLPQGFVWGAVKAGIKASGKTDLAAAVAAKGANGAAMFTRNQVVAAPVTVGRRHLISTGGRIGAVLVNAGNANCATGQPGIDACVQTCAAAAETFQCIFDEVFPSSTGIIGVPFPAEKVIAALPALVAEMGATQEHAESFAKAIMTTDTKMKVAYAAIDVDGVEVRLFGAAKGAGMIHPQLGEPVAPPHATMLVYLFTDIAAESAQLQEVLAPAVERSFNSISIDGDTSTNDTVLLLASGTSGVKLDKRTQEPFTNALKLVCGSLAYQIVDDGEGVGHVVTLHVTGARTEAEAKQVAKSIAHSPLCKTAWSSADPNWGRLMAAAGYSGVAFDPALVTVVIGDLPVFELGVRSPAFDEAAVHEVMLGRDYTIRLDMGLGTAESRFLTCDLTEEYVRINADYSS, encoded by the coding sequence ATGAAGTCGGAAGGACTGCCGCAAGGCTTTGTGTGGGGCGCAGTCAAGGCAGGAATCAAAGCGAGCGGCAAGACGGACCTGGCCGCAGCAGTCGCAGCCAAAGGCGCGAACGGCGCTGCAATGTTTACCAGGAACCAGGTTGTCGCAGCACCCGTGACCGTGGGTCGGCGGCATCTGATCTCCACCGGCGGCCGCATAGGCGCGGTATTGGTGAATGCAGGCAATGCAAACTGCGCGACGGGTCAGCCGGGGATCGATGCCTGCGTGCAGACGTGTGCGGCGGCAGCAGAGACCTTTCAATGCATCTTCGACGAGGTCTTCCCTTCCTCGACTGGAATCATCGGCGTGCCGTTTCCAGCTGAGAAAGTCATCGCGGCTTTGCCTGCGCTGGTGGCGGAGATGGGCGCCACGCAGGAGCATGCGGAGTCGTTTGCCAAGGCTATTATGACGACCGACACGAAGATGAAGGTCGCATATGCTGCGATCGATGTCGACGGAGTTGAGGTGCGACTCTTCGGCGCGGCGAAGGGTGCTGGGATGATTCATCCGCAGCTTGGTGAGCCGGTTGCTCCGCCGCACGCAACCATGCTGGTGTATCTGTTTACCGATATCGCAGCGGAGAGCGCACAACTGCAGGAGGTGCTAGCGCCAGCGGTGGAGAGGAGCTTCAACTCGATCTCGATCGATGGGGATACGTCCACCAACGATACGGTGCTTCTATTGGCGAGCGGCACGAGTGGGGTGAAGCTCGATAAGCGTACGCAGGAGCCATTTACGAATGCGCTGAAGCTGGTCTGCGGTTCGCTGGCGTACCAGATTGTGGATGATGGTGAGGGGGTAGGACATGTGGTGACGCTACATGTCACAGGCGCCCGAACTGAAGCCGAGGCCAAACAAGTGGCGAAGTCGATTGCACATTCGCCGCTGTGCAAGACGGCCTGGTCGAGCGCCGATCCAAACTGGGGCCGTTTGATGGCCGCTGCTGGATACAGCGGTGTAGCGTTCGATCCAGCGCTGGTGACGGTAGTGATCGGCGATCTGCCCGTGTTTGAGCTGGGCGTGCGGTCGCCCGCATTTGATGAGGCAGCCGTGCACGAGGTCATGCTGGGACGGGACTATACCATCAGGCTCGACATGGGGTTAGGGACCGCCGAGTCCAGGTTCCTGACCTGCGATCTAACAGAAGAGTACGTGCGGATTAACGCGGATTATTCGAGCTAA
- the aceE gene encoding pyruvate dehydrogenase (acetyl-transferring), homodimeric type translates to MTTKLEEAAKQDFTAEVSEWIEAFDDVVAADWEQGSELLEALRQRAREAGVPTPSELTTPYHNTIPKHDELPYPGDRAMERKVESLIRWNAMAMVHGQNKKDPGIGGHISTYSSLATLLEVGFNHFFHAKYSANGQEQPGDFVYFQGHASPGVYARAYLEGRFDDDRLKNFRHELRDTPGLSSYPHPWLMPNFWNFPTVSMGIGPLNAIYQARFMRYLENRKLIEPTERKVWAFVGDGETDEVDSLGAISVAAREKLDNLIFVVNCNLQRLDGPVRGNKRIIDELEGVFRGAGWNVIKVIWGSDWDALFERDHTGLLLRRMEECVDGEYQTYKAKGGAYLREHFFGKYPELLELVKDMSDEQLSLLHRGGHDRTKIYNAYKRAVEHKGGPTVILAKTVKGHGLGSAQARNATHSEKKLADDGLAAFVKRFDILIPEEAAKTGTPYRPSQDSPEIVYMQERRKELGGYLPTREVPTIDFKAPGLDHFGEWTAGSNNRAVSTTMGFVSILRHLMKDAAIGKLIVPIVPDEGRTFGLESAIRQVGIYAPEGQKYSPHDADMLLYYREDKDGQILEEGITEAGSMASFTAAGTAYVNYKVPAIPFYMYYSMFGFQRIGDMVWAFADSRGKGFLMGGTAGRTTMLGEGLQHQDGHSIVLASTVPTCITYDPAYVYELAVVIQDGIKRMYEKGEDCFYYITMYNEDYAMPAMPEGSAEGILRGMYKLKPAAGEAVAQLFGSGPILNEVLRAQEILASKYGVHADVWSVTSYTELRRDALAVERWNRLHPTEKEKVPYVLSALGSAAGPIIATSDYMKSVPDLLSPWLPSRLVTLGTDGFGRSDNREHLRRHFEVSVESIVGATLSKLARDGKFKAKAAQKAMAELGLDVEATDPARA, encoded by the coding sequence ATGACAACGAAACTGGAAGAAGCCGCCAAACAGGACTTTACTGCAGAGGTCTCCGAGTGGATTGAGGCCTTTGACGACGTCGTCGCTGCGGACTGGGAGCAGGGGTCGGAGTTACTGGAAGCCCTGCGGCAGCGTGCGCGCGAGGCCGGCGTGCCGACGCCCAGCGAGCTGACCACGCCGTACCACAATACGATTCCGAAGCATGATGAGCTGCCCTATCCCGGCGACAGAGCGATGGAGCGGAAGGTTGAGAGCCTGATCCGCTGGAACGCGATGGCGATGGTGCACGGCCAAAATAAGAAGGACCCCGGCATCGGTGGGCACATCTCGACGTATTCCTCGCTGGCAACTTTGTTGGAAGTGGGTTTCAACCACTTCTTTCATGCAAAGTACTCGGCCAATGGTCAGGAGCAGCCCGGAGATTTCGTCTACTTTCAAGGCCATGCTTCGCCCGGAGTCTATGCGCGGGCTTACCTCGAAGGACGATTCGATGATGACCGGTTGAAGAACTTCCGGCATGAGTTGCGCGACACTCCTGGTCTTTCGTCGTATCCGCATCCGTGGCTGATGCCGAACTTCTGGAACTTTCCAACGGTGTCGATGGGAATCGGGCCGCTGAATGCGATCTATCAGGCGCGGTTTATGCGTTATCTGGAGAATCGCAAGCTCATCGAACCGACCGAACGCAAGGTGTGGGCGTTTGTCGGAGATGGTGAGACCGATGAGGTCGATAGCCTCGGCGCGATCTCGGTAGCTGCTCGTGAAAAACTCGACAATCTCATCTTCGTGGTGAACTGCAATCTGCAGCGGCTGGATGGCCCGGTGCGCGGCAACAAGCGCATCATCGATGAGCTGGAGGGAGTCTTCCGTGGTGCGGGCTGGAACGTCATTAAGGTCATATGGGGTTCGGACTGGGATGCGCTGTTTGAACGCGACCATACCGGCTTGCTGCTACGCCGGATGGAAGAGTGCGTCGATGGCGAGTACCAGACCTATAAGGCGAAGGGTGGGGCCTATCTTCGCGAGCACTTCTTCGGAAAGTATCCCGAACTTCTTGAGTTGGTGAAGGACATGTCCGACGAGCAGCTCTCACTGCTCCATCGCGGCGGCCATGACCGGACGAAGATCTACAACGCCTACAAGCGCGCGGTCGAGCACAAGGGCGGCCCAACGGTAATTCTTGCCAAGACCGTAAAGGGTCATGGGTTGGGCTCGGCGCAAGCTCGCAACGCGACACACTCGGAGAAGAAGCTCGCAGACGACGGCCTGGCCGCATTTGTGAAGCGGTTCGACATTCTGATTCCCGAAGAGGCAGCAAAGACGGGCACGCCGTACCGCCCTTCGCAGGACTCTCCTGAGATCGTCTACATGCAGGAGCGACGCAAAGAACTGGGCGGATATCTGCCGACGCGCGAGGTGCCGACGATCGACTTCAAGGCTCCCGGCCTTGACCACTTCGGCGAGTGGACAGCAGGGTCCAACAACCGCGCGGTCTCGACCACAATGGGCTTTGTCAGTATTCTGCGCCACCTGATGAAGGATGCGGCGATTGGAAAACTGATCGTGCCGATCGTGCCGGATGAAGGCCGCACGTTTGGCCTGGAGTCCGCGATCCGGCAGGTTGGAATCTATGCACCGGAGGGCCAGAAGTATAGCCCGCACGATGCAGATATGTTGCTCTACTACCGCGAGGATAAGGATGGGCAGATTCTCGAAGAAGGTATTACCGAAGCGGGGTCGATGGCTTCGTTCACGGCAGCAGGTACGGCATATGTGAACTATAAAGTTCCCGCGATTCCCTTCTACATGTACTACTCGATGTTCGGGTTTCAGCGCATCGGCGACATGGTATGGGCGTTTGCGGACTCGCGCGGCAAGGGTTTCCTGATGGGCGGCACAGCCGGACGCACGACGATGCTCGGCGAAGGTCTGCAACACCAGGATGGACACAGCATCGTACTCGCGAGCACAGTGCCGACGTGCATCACCTACGATCCGGCTTACGTGTATGAGCTGGCAGTCGTAATTCAGGATGGCATCAAGCGGATGTACGAGAAGGGCGAAGACTGCTTCTACTACATCACCATGTACAACGAGGACTACGCCATGCCAGCGATGCCCGAAGGCTCCGCAGAAGGTATCCTCCGCGGCATGTACAAGCTGAAACCTGCAGCCGGCGAAGCTGTGGCGCAATTGTTCGGCAGTGGGCCAATCCTGAATGAGGTGTTGCGTGCGCAGGAGATCCTCGCGTCGAAGTATGGCGTTCATGCTGACGTGTGGAGCGTGACCAGCTACACCGAACTACGCCGCGATGCCCTTGCAGTAGAGCGTTGGAACCGGCTGCATCCTACCGAAAAAGAAAAGGTGCCGTATGTTCTCTCGGCGCTTGGAAGCGCGGCTGGGCCGATCATCGCAACGAGCGACTACATGAAGTCGGTCCCGGATCTGCTCTCGCCGTGGCTGCCGTCTCGGCTCGTGACACTCGGCACCGATGGCTTCGGCCGTAGTGACAACCGCGAACATCTCCGGAGGCACTTCGAGGTCAGCGTCGAGTCGATCGTTGGCGCAACCTTGTCGAAGCTTGCGCGTGACGGCAAGTTCAAGGCAAAGGCAGCGCAAAAAGCGATGGCTGAGCTTGGCCTGGATGTTGAGGCAACCGATCCTGCAAGAGCTTAG